In one Brevibacillus composti genomic region, the following are encoded:
- a CDS encoding ferritin-like domain-containing protein: MPATMTAPTQTKAPIPEPPRAITTKDLNYLKDALSWEMLAFKKFHFFAQQATDPEVKQALEKAGQMHQRHYQKLLGHLQVNNAAVMASIQQTMQAQSQQQQNQAR; this comes from the coding sequence ATGCCAGCGACCATGACTGCCCCTACGCAGACGAAAGCGCCGATCCCTGAGCCTCCCCGCGCCATCACCACCAAGGATTTGAACTACTTGAAGGACGCTCTCTCCTGGGAAATGCTCGCTTTCAAGAAGTTTCACTTCTTCGCCCAGCAAGCGACAGATCCCGAGGTGAAGCAGGCGCTGGAAAAAGCCGGACAGATGCACCAGCGGCACTATCAGAAGCTGCTTGGGCACCTGCAGGTGAACAACGCCGCCGTCATGGCTTCGATCCAGCAGACGATGCAAGCTCAGTCGCAGCAGCAACAAAACCAGGCTCGGTAA
- a CDS encoding putative ABC transporter permease subunit: MSKTWKLAIVLARNGGNLWGGRGKEGWRKALLLLLVAIGLFPMMSGYVVFLSALYDGLQAYGQEAVLLGLGLAIASLAIFLLGIFYVLSVFYYSQDIQHLLPLPLKPSQIIGAKFAVTLLYEYITEVFLLAPLLITYGVKSGGGFFYYLHALIIFLVLPVIPLALASIVAMLFMRFTNIGKSKDRFRLAAGLIGILIAVGAQVVLQRGVHQLERADQIERLFLAGNNSLLGIVTQMFPSSRLGAVALTEGGTWAGLGNLGLFLLLSAAFGAVFLYAGERLYLKGVLGVTEIAARRKRATAAEFTRMTARQSAFRAYVAKEWKLLFRTPAFLLNCVLSAFLMPLFLFIPLAANSKGVSGMAELGVMLQADQAAGIGVAILFAGSLFIASTSSISSTAISREGQGFFVNKFLPVRPSVIILAKTVPGISLSLMSLLILLAMLAFTVKPPVTFLLFSLAASVPGVLFVNLIGICIDLNMPKLNWDAEQKAVKQNMNTLYSLIPALVSAGLSVLAAVWSGAGGGVVAGVIFALFLLADAMLLQMLLKKGPVWLDKIGG, from the coding sequence ATGAGTAAGACCTGGAAGCTAGCCATAGTGCTGGCGAGAAACGGTGGGAATCTTTGGGGGGGCAGGGGAAAAGAGGGATGGAGAAAGGCTCTGTTGCTTCTCCTGGTAGCGATCGGCCTGTTCCCGATGATGTCGGGCTATGTGGTCTTTTTATCTGCCCTGTACGACGGTCTTCAGGCTTATGGGCAGGAAGCCGTTCTCTTGGGGCTGGGGCTGGCGATCGCTTCTCTGGCTATCTTTCTCCTCGGCATTTTTTACGTGCTGTCGGTCTTTTACTATTCACAGGACATCCAGCATCTGCTTCCCTTGCCGCTGAAGCCGAGCCAGATCATCGGAGCCAAATTCGCGGTGACGCTCTTGTACGAATACATCACGGAGGTTTTTCTGCTGGCGCCTCTATTGATCACGTACGGCGTCAAGAGCGGCGGGGGCTTTTTCTATTACCTCCACGCGCTGATCATCTTCCTGGTCTTGCCCGTCATCCCGCTGGCTCTCGCGTCCATCGTCGCGATGCTGTTCATGCGCTTCACCAATATCGGCAAAAGCAAGGACCGCTTCCGGCTCGCCGCCGGCCTGATCGGGATCCTGATCGCAGTGGGCGCACAGGTAGTCTTGCAGCGTGGTGTCCATCAACTGGAGCGGGCGGATCAAATCGAGCGGCTCTTTCTCGCGGGAAACAACAGTCTGCTGGGAATCGTCACACAGATGTTTCCCTCCAGCCGCCTGGGAGCAGTCGCCCTCACAGAAGGGGGAACCTGGGCTGGACTCGGCAATCTGGGCCTCTTTTTGCTCCTCTCCGCCGCTTTTGGTGCGGTCTTCCTCTACGCGGGAGAGCGCCTGTATCTGAAAGGGGTACTGGGCGTCACCGAAATCGCCGCGAGACGAAAACGGGCGACCGCGGCGGAGTTTACCCGCATGACGGCCAGGCAATCCGCCTTTCGAGCGTATGTGGCGAAGGAGTGGAAACTGCTTTTCCGAACGCCTGCCTTTTTGCTGAATTGCGTGCTCTCCGCCTTCCTCATGCCGCTCTTTCTGTTCATTCCCCTGGCCGCCAACTCCAAGGGGGTCTCAGGGATGGCTGAGCTGGGGGTCATGCTGCAAGCGGATCAGGCAGCCGGCATTGGCGTGGCGATCCTCTTTGCCGGTTCGCTGTTTATTGCGTCGACCAGCAGTATCTCGTCTACCGCGATCTCGCGGGAGGGACAGGGCTTTTTCGTCAACAAATTCCTGCCCGTGCGGCCATCCGTCATCATCCTGGCCAAGACCGTTCCGGGCATCAGTCTCAGTTTGATGAGCCTCTTGATCCTGCTGGCCATGCTGGCGTTCACGGTGAAACCGCCCGTAACCTTTCTGCTCTTCTCATTGGCCGCATCGGTCCCCGGTGTTCTGTTCGTCAATCTCATCGGCATCTGCATCGATCTAAACATGCCCAAGCTGAACTGGGACGCGGAACAAAAAGCGGTAAAGCAGAACATGAATACTCTTTATTCGCTGATCCCTGCACTGGTGTCAGCCGGTCTGAGCGTGCTCGCGGCTGTCTGGAGCGGGGCTGGTGGAGGAGTCGTGGCCGGAGTGATTTTTGCGTTGTTTTTGCTGGCAGATGCTATGCTCTTGCAAATGCTGCTGAAAAAAGGTCCAGTCTGGCTGGACAAAATTGGCGGGTAA
- a CDS encoding spore coat protein, translating into MSNQNQIANPQTGQLPQVKSPQMNDRDFINDGLATCKYLTDSFNVAVREASHQQLFDDLLKILSETHQSAREMYNLMFQKGWYKLEAEEQQKLQQAHQQFSNYSSQFPYH; encoded by the coding sequence ATGTCCAATCAAAATCAGATTGCCAATCCTCAAACGGGACAGCTCCCTCAGGTAAAAAGTCCGCAGATGAACGACCGGGACTTTATCAATGATGGCCTGGCCACATGCAAATACCTGACGGACAGCTTTAATGTTGCGGTACGGGAGGCAAGTCATCAGCAGTTGTTCGACGATCTGCTAAAGATCCTGTCGGAGACGCACCAGAGCGCTCGCGAGATGTACAACCTGATGTTTCAAAAGGGCTGGTACAAACTGGAGGCAGAGGAGCAGCAAAAGCTGCAGCAGGCGCATCAGCAGTTCAGCAATTACTCCTCGCAGTTTCCTTATCACTGA
- the proB gene encoding glutamate 5-kinase, translating to MKKRKMRLVVKVGSSSLAAMGGGCDPGKMSLLVEAVSRLRKAGHQVVLVSSGAVASGYRGLGYQQRPRTLAARQAAAAIGQSLLMQTYTQLFGGHGLTIAQILLTRSDFSHRGRYQHAFQTLSLLLEKGVLPVINENDTVSVEELTFGDNDMLGALVAGLVHADLYMILTDTDGLYDKDPRHHPDATRISSLSSITEEVEELAGGASQLGTGGMRSKLIAAKTAQQLGVPTFIGHLGEPDDLTAVLRGMGKGTYVGCQADDQVGHTLPTRKQWIALHSPVRGRITVDAGAAEAVLKNRRSLLVAGVLEVDGSFRQGEVIDVFCDGRLIGRGVSRYDATELHALLSPRRSSKPSATVIHRDQWTEASYLA from the coding sequence ATGAAAAAGAGAAAAATGCGGCTGGTCGTAAAAGTGGGCAGCAGTTCGCTCGCTGCGATGGGAGGCGGCTGCGATCCCGGCAAGATGTCCCTGCTGGTGGAGGCGGTGAGCCGGCTGCGAAAAGCAGGCCATCAAGTCGTGCTCGTCTCTTCGGGAGCGGTCGCGAGCGGCTACCGGGGACTTGGTTATCAGCAGCGCCCCCGCACACTGGCGGCAAGACAAGCGGCTGCCGCAATCGGACAAAGCCTGCTCATGCAAACATATACACAGCTTTTTGGTGGGCATGGGCTTACCATTGCCCAAATATTATTGACACGGAGTGATTTTTCCCACCGGGGCCGGTATCAGCATGCCTTCCAGACGCTCTCGCTGCTGCTGGAAAAAGGAGTGCTGCCGGTCATCAATGAGAATGACACCGTATCGGTCGAAGAACTCACCTTTGGCGACAATGACATGCTGGGTGCGCTGGTGGCCGGACTGGTGCACGCCGACCTTTATATGATCCTGACTGATACAGACGGCCTCTACGACAAAGACCCGCGCCATCACCCGGACGCTACCCGCATCTCCTCTCTCTCCTCGATTACCGAAGAGGTGGAGGAGCTGGCCGGCGGCGCTTCCCAGCTGGGAACGGGCGGCATGCGCTCCAAGCTGATTGCGGCCAAGACGGCGCAGCAACTCGGCGTGCCCACCTTCATCGGACATTTGGGAGAACCGGACGATTTGACCGCCGTTCTTCGCGGGATGGGCAAAGGCACCTACGTCGGCTGTCAGGCTGACGACCAGGTCGGCCACACACTGCCGACGCGAAAGCAATGGATCGCTCTGCACTCCCCGGTCAGAGGCCGGATTACGGTAGATGCGGGGGCGGCTGAAGCCGTTTTGAAAAACAGACGGAGCCTGCTCGTCGCCGGTGTGCTGGAGGTAGACGGCTCTTTTCGGCAAGGAGAGGTCATCGATGTGTTTTGCGATGGACGGCTGATCGGCCGGGGTGTCAGCCGGTATGACGCGACTGAGCTGCATGCCCTGCTCTCTCCCCGCCGCTCTTCAAAGCCCAGCGCCACGGTGATTCACCGGGATCAATGGACAGAGGCCAGCTATCTAGCGTAA
- a CDS encoding glutamate-5-semialdehyde dehydrogenase, with the protein MDKIIEEQVYLQIKQAKTASRSLALLKRREKDAALTEIGRQLLLDQEAILAANEQDLLKAEQDRQPAAYLDRLRLTPERIQDLARSLHQLAEQTDPVGESIASWTRPNGLLIRQVRVPLGVIGMVYEARPNVTVDAAAIALKTGNAIVLRGSRSAQASNLALVDSIRKALALTGLPEEAVQYLAAPDHAVVDLLCTANGLIDVIIPRGGAALIQRVLQKSTVPVLETGVGNCHVYIDKTAEYSMAEAILLNAKTSRPGVCNAAESLLLHQDWPKQQQHDLLARLLSAGIELRACEKTRARHPELADRLIAAAPADWDTEYLGLTLAVGTVDSLEDALHHISLHGTGHSEAIVAEDAERAERFLSAVDAACVYHNASTRFTDGGEFGFGAEIGISTQKLHARGPMGLTALTTSKYIVSGSGQIR; encoded by the coding sequence ATGGACAAAATTATCGAAGAACAGGTCTATTTGCAAATCAAGCAGGCAAAAACAGCGTCCCGCTCGCTTGCTTTGTTGAAGCGGCGCGAGAAAGACGCCGCACTCACGGAAATCGGCAGACAGCTGCTGCTCGATCAGGAAGCGATCCTGGCGGCAAATGAACAAGACTTGCTCAAAGCGGAGCAGGATCGCCAGCCCGCCGCCTACCTCGATCGGCTCCGGCTGACACCTGAGCGCATCCAGGATCTGGCCCGCAGCCTGCATCAGCTGGCCGAGCAGACCGATCCTGTCGGGGAGAGCATCGCCAGCTGGACTCGTCCCAACGGTCTCTTGATTCGTCAGGTGCGCGTGCCGCTGGGCGTGATCGGCATGGTCTACGAGGCCCGCCCTAATGTGACGGTGGACGCTGCGGCCATCGCTCTGAAAACAGGCAACGCCATCGTCCTCAGAGGGAGCCGCAGTGCGCAAGCCAGCAATCTGGCCCTCGTAGACAGCATCCGCAAGGCACTGGCACTGACCGGCCTGCCCGAGGAAGCCGTGCAATACCTCGCTGCTCCCGACCATGCGGTGGTCGATCTGTTGTGTACAGCAAACGGGCTGATCGATGTCATCATCCCCCGCGGCGGAGCAGCGCTGATCCAGCGCGTCCTGCAAAAATCGACGGTTCCCGTCCTGGAGACCGGCGTCGGCAATTGCCATGTCTACATCGACAAAACGGCGGAGTACAGCATGGCCGAGGCGATCTTGCTCAATGCCAAAACAAGCCGCCCGGGCGTCTGCAATGCGGCAGAGAGCCTGCTTCTCCACCAGGATTGGCCCAAACAGCAGCAGCATGATCTGCTCGCCCGCCTGCTGTCGGCCGGAATCGAGCTGCGCGCTTGCGAAAAGACGCGGGCCCGCCATCCGGAGCTGGCGGATCGCCTGATTGCGGCAGCCCCTGCCGATTGGGATACCGAATACCTCGGGTTGACGCTGGCTGTCGGCACCGTGGACAGCTTGGAGGATGCTCTCCATCATATCAGCCTTCACGGCACAGGGCATTCCGAAGCGATTGTAGCGGAGGACGCGGAGCGAGCCGAGCGCTTTCTCTCCGCCGTCGATGCCGCTTGCGTCTATCACAATGCGTCCACCCGCTTCACGGACGGCGGCGAGTTCGGATTCGGCGCCGAGATCGGGATCAGCACGCAGAAGCTGCATGCCCGCGGCCCCATGGGCCTGACCGCCCTTACCACCAGCAAGTACATCGTCAGCGGGTCCGGACAAATCCGCTGA
- a CDS encoding Asp23/Gls24 family envelope stress response protein, whose product MEIYALYGTSGTGKSTSALQLAHRLEIDAIIDDGIFIHQGRKLAGTSAKYEKTKIQAVKRAIFHYQDHADEVRRMIELTGPQRILVLGTSRRMISRIVEALSLPHPVRYIPIESIKPQQEIEAARYIRETQGKHVIPIPRVEVEKDALQRLIASAQQIFSPKKEVIGETTVVHPPFTGGRILIHPQVLKKIVQLTCGRFPAVSQIHKTSYTFEDLPRLSVSLTLAVAFGTNLPKLIEQIQEALHEEATYCLNIAPASIDVKINGINITA is encoded by the coding sequence ATGGAGATTTACGCCTTATACGGAACAAGCGGAACCGGCAAAAGCACCAGTGCCCTGCAGCTCGCTCATCGGCTGGAGATCGACGCGATTATCGATGACGGCATCTTCATCCACCAGGGAAGAAAGCTGGCCGGAACCTCCGCCAAGTATGAGAAAACAAAAATCCAGGCGGTCAAGCGCGCCATCTTCCACTATCAGGACCATGCCGACGAGGTGCGGCGCATGATCGAACTGACCGGCCCTCAGCGGATCCTGGTTCTCGGGACGTCGCGGCGGATGATTTCGCGGATCGTGGAAGCCCTCTCCCTGCCCCATCCGGTGCGGTACATCCCGATCGAATCGATCAAGCCGCAGCAGGAGATCGAAGCGGCTCGCTATATTCGGGAGACGCAGGGAAAACACGTCATCCCGATTCCCCGGGTCGAAGTGGAAAAGGATGCGCTGCAGCGGCTGATCGCCTCGGCCCAGCAGATTTTTTCGCCCAAAAAAGAAGTGATCGGAGAGACGACCGTCGTCCATCCGCCTTTCACCGGGGGACGGATTTTGATCCACCCGCAGGTACTGAAGAAGATCGTCCAGCTGACATGCGGCCGGTTTCCCGCGGTCAGCCAGATTCACAAAACGTCCTATACGTTTGAAGATTTGCCGCGGCTGTCTGTTTCCCTTACGCTGGCGGTGGCCTTTGGCACAAATCTGCCGAAGCTGATCGAGCAGATTCAAGAGGCGCTTCACGAAGAAGCCACATACTGCCTGAATATTGCTCCCGCGAGCATCGATGTGAAGATCAATGGCATCAACATCACAGCATAA
- the proC gene encoding pyrroline-5-carboxylate reductase, whose amino-acid sequence MSSRSINLQTVRIGFLGAGSIVEAMLSGIEKKRLLSPDQVKITNRCNQDRLRSLASKFGVIACAEKDSVISGSDVLILAMKPKDAAEACLAMRGMVREDQLIISVIAGVSTSCIEEWLGTACPIVRTMPNTSSAIGLSVTGLAANAYVTEEQLQTATRLFEAIGSVYTVAEEELDIITGLSGSGPAYIYYLVEAMEGAGAEAGLSREMARQLTVQTLLGAAQMLLHTTDEPSLLRKKVTSPGGTTQAGLEVLESYRFHEAITSAVLRAAERARELGAQYR is encoded by the coding sequence ATGAGCAGCCGCTCCATCAATCTTCAGACCGTACGAATCGGTTTTCTCGGTGCTGGCTCCATCGTAGAAGCCATGCTCTCCGGCATCGAAAAAAAACGCTTGCTTTCGCCGGATCAGGTAAAGATCACCAATCGTTGCAACCAAGATCGGCTCCGCTCTCTCGCGTCGAAATTCGGCGTCATCGCTTGCGCAGAAAAAGACAGCGTGATCTCAGGCTCCGACGTCTTGATTTTGGCGATGAAACCAAAAGACGCTGCGGAGGCCTGTCTCGCCATGAGAGGCATGGTCAGAGAAGACCAGCTGATTATCTCCGTCATCGCCGGCGTCAGCACATCGTGCATCGAAGAATGGCTGGGAACCGCCTGCCCCATCGTTCGAACCATGCCCAACACCTCTTCCGCGATCGGGCTTTCCGTAACCGGTCTGGCTGCCAACGCGTATGTGACCGAGGAGCAGCTGCAGACGGCCACCCGCCTTTTTGAAGCGATTGGCTCTGTCTACACCGTGGCCGAAGAAGAGCTGGACATCATCACGGGTCTGTCCGGAAGCGGACCTGCGTATATTTATTACCTGGTCGAAGCGATGGAGGGTGCCGGCGCAGAGGCGGGACTTTCTCGTGAGATGGCCCGGCAGCTGACGGTCCAGACGCTGTTGGGTGCGGCGCAGATGCTGCTTCATACCACAGATGAGCCGTCTCTCTTGCGGAAAAAGGTAACGAGCCCGGGAGGCACGACGCAGGCAGGCCTGGAAGTTTTGGAATCGTACCGCTTCCATGAGGCGATTACCTCCGCTGTCCTGCGTGCTGCGGAACGGGCCCGGGAGCTGGGCGCCCAGTACCGCTAG
- a CDS encoding ABC transporter ATP-binding protein, translating to MIDIQGVTKSFNGQTKAVDNLHLRIPSGEIFGFLGPNGAGKTTTIKMMTGITRPDQGTVLINGKDILLDTLEAKRQFGFVPDSPDLFLRLKGLEYINFMADMYEVPQELRQERINKLAARFDMTDALTDSIQSYSHGMRQKIVIMGVLVHDPEVWILDEPLTGLDPKSSFTLKEMMREHADAGRTVFFSTHVLEVAEKLCDRVAIINKGVLQFCGTFREMQEHFQSNESLERLFLEMTDHE from the coding sequence ATGATTGATATACAAGGAGTCACCAAAAGCTTCAATGGACAGACAAAAGCCGTGGACAACCTGCATTTGCGCATTCCAAGCGGAGAGATCTTCGGCTTCTTGGGGCCGAATGGAGCAGGTAAAACCACGACCATCAAAATGATGACCGGGATCACCCGGCCCGACCAGGGAACGGTGCTGATCAACGGCAAGGATATTCTCCTCGATACACTAGAGGCGAAGCGGCAATTCGGCTTTGTTCCGGACAGTCCGGATCTGTTTCTGCGTCTGAAAGGACTCGAGTACATCAATTTTATGGCCGATATGTACGAAGTGCCGCAAGAGCTGCGCCAGGAGCGGATCAACAAGCTGGCCGCACGCTTTGACATGACCGACGCCCTGACGGATTCGATCCAGAGCTATTCGCATGGGATGAGGCAAAAAATCGTCATCATGGGCGTATTGGTTCACGATCCCGAAGTCTGGATTCTCGATGAACCGCTGACGGGCCTGGATCCGAAATCATCCTTTACGCTGAAAGAAATGATGCGCGAGCATGCCGACGCGGGACGGACGGTCTTCTTTTCCACGCACGTCCTGGAGGTGGCGGAAAAGCTCTGCGATCGCGTCGCTATTATCAACAAAGGGGTCCTGCAATTCTGCGGCACGTTCCGCGAAATGCAGGAGCACTTCCAGTCCAATGAGTCCCTGGAGCGCTTGTTCCTGGAGATGACGGATCATGAGTAA
- a CDS encoding S-layer homology domain-containing protein: MGKRYFLMLLVAVLWLQSLFAGQASAAWIYDDIDGHWAEKEIRFLAERGIYKSGGNRHFQPDKTVSRGEALALVNRVLEDVFGRLAEPQTKPYIDYRYPLRGEIDSLTTNMQAMLDVHTGFVNPFRPGDQMIYNLHLASNGFLMKKPQKDNPQWWMSTPYLQYPLSREEASMILFYVLAPYKLRVLEPKVEEVQPFYEGYYQWKQKSMYVDTVSPYAEGIREFGLFHVTRNFDPYTNVTRGQFAVVLARLHQYLQTDAGKQFKEGPKRQQIAANLFLTAANQAFQDRNQKRLFTYVSESAMESLTKLEVKLPLHSIQSVLKIQKDEGTSEKLWVVGQYEHRQVGPYELEFLFEKSNANPFGKKITSITFRER; this comes from the coding sequence ATGGGTAAACGGTATTTCTTGATGCTGTTGGTCGCTGTCCTTTGGCTGCAGTCACTCTTTGCGGGTCAGGCCAGCGCGGCATGGATCTACGATGATATTGACGGGCACTGGGCTGAAAAGGAAATCCGTTTTCTGGCTGAGCGCGGCATTTATAAAAGTGGGGGAAATCGGCACTTTCAACCGGACAAGACGGTGTCGCGCGGGGAAGCACTCGCACTGGTCAACCGGGTGCTGGAAGACGTCTTTGGCAGACTGGCAGAGCCCCAGACCAAGCCGTACATTGATTACCGTTATCCGCTCCGGGGGGAAATCGACAGCCTGACCACCAACATGCAGGCCATGCTCGATGTGCACACGGGGTTTGTCAATCCGTTTCGGCCGGGCGACCAAATGATATATAATCTGCACCTGGCATCCAATGGCTTTCTGATGAAAAAACCGCAGAAAGACAACCCGCAGTGGTGGATGTCCACCCCTTATCTGCAGTATCCGCTCTCGCGCGAGGAGGCGAGCATGATTCTCTTTTACGTGCTGGCTCCCTATAAGCTCCGCGTTCTGGAGCCGAAGGTGGAAGAGGTGCAGCCTTTTTATGAAGGATACTACCAGTGGAAACAAAAGAGCATGTACGTCGATACCGTTTCTCCTTATGCGGAGGGCATCCGGGAGTTTGGGCTCTTCCATGTAACGAGAAATTTTGATCCGTATACCAATGTGACGAGAGGTCAATTCGCGGTAGTGCTCGCACGCCTGCATCAATACCTGCAGACGGATGCCGGCAAGCAGTTCAAAGAAGGGCCAAAGCGGCAGCAGATTGCAGCCAATTTATTCCTGACCGCCGCCAATCAGGCCTTCCAGGATCGCAACCAGAAGCGGCTTTTCACCTACGTCAGCGAATCGGCGATGGAGAGTCTGACGAAGCTGGAGGTTAAGCTGCCGTTGCACAGCATCCAGTCCGTGCTGAAGATCCAGAAGGATGAGGGCACGAGCGAGAAGTTGTGGGTGGTTGGACAGTACGAGCACCGCCAGGTCGGTCCGTACGAACTGGAATTCCTCTTTGAGAAAAGCAATGCCAACCCCTTCGGCAAAAAAATCACGTCCATTACCTTTCGAGAAAGATAA
- a CDS encoding aminotransferase-like domain-containing protein, producing the protein MKLGLPTDWKPDKQADQPVYLQIVAYIKEKIASGDWPVHRSLPPQRAMAEAWGINRSTLITALDELKAEGLIESVVGSGTVVSNNTWSLLSSGEPPDWPSYVRLGEHPSNTETVQDINRFESDPAIIRLGTGELSPRLLPYRETEDILAALRGKLSNLGYSEPKGWLPLREAVSAYLKTRGIEASPGQILVVSGALQALQLVSQGILRQGSGILLERPSYLYSLSVFQSARMRLLGVSMDEQGIRPEALARQKQLREAALLYTIPSFHNPTGILMSAERRRQVMAICERERLPILEDDAYGELWLDEPGPPPLKALDQKGLVLYAGSLSKTLSPGLRIGWIVGPEPVIERLADVKMQTDYGASALSQIAAKEWLEHDRYLRHLAMIRASLRERRAIACQALERWFFDLAEWQVPQGGFYIWLRLKRATSARSLFSRALAKGILLNPGYIYDHTDARHLRISYSYAAEEELEEALFVLSQLLRDSL; encoded by the coding sequence GTGAAACTGGGTCTGCCGACGGACTGGAAGCCGGACAAACAGGCGGATCAGCCCGTTTATCTGCAAATTGTCGCCTATATCAAAGAGAAGATCGCCAGCGGGGATTGGCCCGTGCACAGAAGCCTGCCGCCGCAGCGGGCGATGGCCGAAGCGTGGGGGATAAACCGGAGCACGCTGATCACGGCCCTCGATGAGCTAAAAGCTGAGGGCTTGATCGAGTCGGTGGTCGGCAGCGGGACGGTCGTGAGCAATAACACCTGGTCGCTGCTCTCTTCGGGAGAGCCGCCTGATTGGCCCAGCTACGTGCGTTTGGGGGAGCATCCGTCCAATACGGAGACGGTGCAGGACATCAATCGATTTGAGAGCGACCCGGCGATCATTCGTCTGGGGACAGGCGAGCTGTCGCCGCGTCTCTTGCCGTACCGCGAAACGGAAGACATCCTGGCCGCGCTGCGGGGCAAATTGTCCAATCTCGGCTACTCGGAGCCAAAAGGTTGGCTGCCGCTGCGTGAAGCGGTCAGTGCCTACCTGAAAACGAGGGGCATCGAGGCTTCGCCCGGGCAGATTCTCGTGGTGTCGGGGGCGCTGCAGGCCTTGCAGCTGGTCTCGCAGGGGATATTGCGGCAGGGCTCCGGCATTCTGTTGGAGCGTCCTTCCTACCTGTACTCTCTGTCCGTCTTCCAATCAGCCCGGATGCGCCTTCTGGGAGTGTCGATGGATGAGCAGGGCATCCGCCCGGAAGCGCTGGCCAGACAGAAGCAACTGCGTGAAGCGGCGCTGCTCTACACGATCCCGTCTTTTCACAATCCCACCGGCATCCTGATGTCCGCCGAGCGCAGGCGTCAGGTGATGGCCATCTGCGAGCGGGAGCGATTGCCCATCCTGGAGGATGACGCATATGGGGAGCTGTGGCTGGACGAGCCGGGCCCTCCGCCGCTCAAAGCGCTGGATCAGAAAGGCCTCGTCCTGTATGCGGGCAGCTTGTCCAAGACATTGAGCCCGGGACTGCGGATCGGCTGGATCGTCGGGCCGGAGCCGGTCATCGAGCGGCTGGCCGATGTAAAGATGCAGACAGATTACGGAGCCAGCGCCCTGTCGCAGATAGCGGCCAAGGAATGGCTGGAGCATGACCGCTATCTGCGCCATTTGGCCATGATCAGGGCATCGCTGAGAGAGCGCAGAGCGATCGCCTGCCAAGCCTTGGAACGCTGGTTTTTCGATCTGGCCGAGTGGCAGGTGCCGCAGGGGGGCTTTTACATTTGGCTGCGGCTCAAGCGGGCCACCTCCGCCAGATCGCTTTTTTCCCGGGCGTTGGCAAAGGGCATCCTGCTGAACCCCGGGTATATCTACGATCACACAGATGCCCGTCATCTGCGGATTTCTTATTCGTATGCGGCAGAGGAGGAGCTGGAAGAGGCTTTATTCGTCCTCTCGCAATTGCTGCGCGACTCTTTGTAA